Proteins co-encoded in one Gleimia hominis genomic window:
- a CDS encoding ABC transporter permease has product MTRHDRAGSHLAILKVWYRQELVLLFREPVAVFFSLAFPLVIYLFIGVPYAEELIPDTRIKFIDMMFPSLIGTVAANLLLMGLPIYVAELRARQVDKRYRALPLSGLHVGAAIILAMLTLTIVAAAFIVAIVGLRHGLRPEVASPLFILLNLGFIAFLCGVGFYLGTLPFGTRTINALTAAVFFITFFGSGAAAPLDALPKMVQNILEWNPLKIWFDALVAVYTNSPFPKGGAWKITITLVVSLVLVLIGLKNWRRTE; this is encoded by the coding sequence ATGACACGCCACGATAGAGCTGGTTCTCATCTCGCGATTCTCAAGGTGTGGTACCGCCAAGAACTGGTGCTTCTGTTTAGGGAGCCTGTAGCCGTGTTTTTTTCTCTTGCGTTCCCCTTAGTTATTTATCTTTTCATCGGCGTACCTTACGCAGAAGAATTAATTCCCGATACCCGGATTAAGTTTATTGACATGATGTTTCCATCTCTGATCGGAACGGTGGCCGCAAATCTCCTTCTGATGGGGCTTCCGATCTATGTGGCTGAGCTTCGAGCGAGGCAAGTCGATAAACGGTATCGGGCGTTGCCCTTATCCGGTCTACATGTTGGGGCAGCTATTATTTTGGCGATGCTCACATTGACGATAGTGGCCGCGGCCTTCATCGTCGCCATCGTCGGGCTCCGGCACGGATTGCGCCCGGAGGTGGCTTCACCCCTATTCATTTTGCTTAACCTTGGATTTATTGCGTTCCTGTGCGGCGTGGGATTCTATCTTGGTACACTGCCGTTCGGCACTCGGACTATCAATGCGTTGACAGCAGCTGTTTTCTTCATTACGTTTTTCGGTTCTGGTGCGGCCGCACCCCTCGACGCTTTGCCCAAAATGGTCCAGAACATTCTCGAATGGAACCCTCTGAAAATTTGGTTTGACGCTCTCGTAGCTGTATATACCAATTCTCCTTTCCCTAAAGGTGGAGCATGGAAGATTACAATCACCCTAGTCGTATCACTCGTTTTAGTCTTGATCGGCCTCAAAAATTGGCGCAGAACGGAGTAA
- a CDS encoding ABC transporter ATP-binding protein, giving the protein MRAIEGIKNMTREERIAFADKIIASLVDVKKTYNSTDVVDGVSFDLFGGKTTVLVGPNGSGKTTTMEMLVGLRSMSEGLATIADIPVVPGGEHRFYTGIQLQSSGLPSRIKTKEVIRAVECLYADPSDWEPMAADLGVDSYLDAFVDNLSGGERRRLDILCAAIGRPYLLVLDEPTSGVDPEGRAIVWDFVHSLSAKGCAILASTHDMAEAEAFADDLLVMAHGKIRLRGSVDEVLASLGGNRRLRLTQINRRVQELVEQSGLKHGRTGSAVVVIGEAEEISELSRRITEEDTGADVLAGPVRLEDVFAVVAGMDATAGGELQ; this is encoded by the coding sequence ATGAGAGCTATAGAAGGTATAAAGAATATGACCCGCGAAGAAAGAATAGCATTTGCTGACAAAATAATTGCATCTTTGGTAGATGTCAAAAAAACTTATAATTCTACCGATGTCGTTGACGGGGTCTCCTTTGATTTATTCGGGGGAAAGACTACTGTCCTTGTTGGGCCAAATGGATCCGGCAAGACGACCACCATGGAAATGCTTGTAGGACTTCGGTCGATGAGCGAAGGATTGGCAACTATTGCGGATATTCCAGTGGTTCCTGGCGGCGAGCATCGATTCTATACGGGCATACAGCTCCAAAGCTCCGGCCTACCTTCGAGGATTAAGACAAAGGAAGTAATCCGGGCGGTCGAGTGTCTCTACGCCGATCCTAGTGACTGGGAACCCATGGCCGCCGACCTCGGTGTCGACAGCTACCTCGACGCCTTTGTTGATAACCTGTCCGGCGGAGAGCGCCGACGCCTCGACATTCTTTGCGCTGCTATTGGCCGGCCATATCTTTTGGTGCTTGACGAGCCTACCTCTGGTGTCGACCCAGAGGGGCGTGCCATCGTTTGGGACTTCGTACATTCACTGAGCGCCAAGGGGTGCGCGATTCTTGCATCTACTCACGATATGGCGGAAGCCGAGGCATTTGCGGACGACTTACTCGTGATGGCTCATGGAAAGATCCGACTCAGGGGTAGCGTTGACGAGGTTCTTGCCAGCCTTGGTGGCAACCGCCGATTACGCCTCACGCAAATAAACAGGCGCGTTCAAGAGCTTGTCGAGCAATCTGGTCTTAAGCACGGTCGAACCGGATCGGCTGTAGTCGTGATTGGCGAGGCTGAGGAGATTTCAGAACTATCCAGGCGCATCACCGAGGAAGACACGGGCGCAGACGTTCTTGCGGGACCTGTCCGCCTGGAAGACGTCTTTGCAGTAGTCGCAGGAATGGACGCAACGGCAGGAGGTGAGCTTCAATGA
- a CDS encoding endonuclease/exonuclease/phosphatase family protein yields MKTLARTAAIISLALLVLIALSAHAATIAGVTLVTTTLPMVAHLLAFPLIVCLGLIFLCLAALAVVALRRGLTGSVSRFWIVFWLGVCATALLYGSLLFYGSGSKTSSLTNQNNVTVLEWNALNSGDPEQFSDMINQFDPDVFVLPELGDYATPSGTRLTDLLRQSGNAPENYSLFTSHSHGEIAPVTVIVKKSLGEYTAKEGDLATFGSIVLTPRYAKSDLPVIIGIHTAPPLPGLMQTWRNDLQRIQQYASERSGDRVIIAGDFNAQIYHGSLAELSGYTDSKPSIFGGTWPKSAPSVLRAHIDHILVSEICKVKASQYYEVQTSDHIALVSFISCRTTT; encoded by the coding sequence ATGAAAACTCTAGCAAGAACTGCGGCGATCATAAGTTTAGCCTTACTTGTATTGATTGCTCTTAGCGCTCACGCTGCAACAATTGCGGGTGTTACTTTAGTGACCACTACTTTGCCGATGGTTGCCCATCTTCTCGCTTTCCCTCTCATTGTTTGTCTGGGGCTAATATTCCTGTGTTTGGCGGCTCTTGCAGTAGTGGCGTTGCGCAGAGGTCTGACGGGTAGTGTCAGCAGATTCTGGATTGTTTTTTGGCTGGGCGTTTGTGCTACAGCCTTGTTGTATGGCTCATTGTTATTTTATGGATCCGGCAGTAAGACTTCATCTTTGACAAATCAAAATAACGTCACAGTTCTGGAATGGAACGCACTTAATAGCGGGGATCCAGAGCAGTTTAGTGACATGATCAACCAATTTGATCCGGATGTTTTCGTTTTACCTGAACTGGGCGATTACGCCACGCCGAGCGGGACTAGATTGACTGACCTGCTGCGTCAGTCAGGCAACGCCCCGGAAAACTATTCTCTTTTCACTTCACACTCTCATGGTGAGATAGCCCCTGTGACGGTCATTGTGAAGAAATCTTTGGGTGAATATACGGCCAAAGAGGGGGATCTGGCCACGTTCGGCTCCATCGTCCTGACCCCGCGCTATGCCAAGTCTGATTTGCCAGTGATCATCGGTATTCACACAGCGCCTCCACTTCCCGGGCTAATGCAGACATGGCGAAATGACCTGCAACGGATACAGCAATATGCTTCTGAGCGTTCAGGAGATCGTGTCATCATCGCGGGAGATTTTAATGCACAGATCTATCATGGTTCTTTAGCCGAGCTTTCTGGCTACACCGACAGCAAACCCAGCATTTTTGGCGGCACTTGGCCTAAAAGCGCCCCGAGTGTGTTGAGAGCCCACATTGATCACATCCTGGTGTCAGAAATCTGCAAAGTCAAAGCGTCGCAGTACTATGAAGTCCAAACATCAGACCACATAGCCTTAGTCAGTTTTATCTCCTGTCGAACCACAACATAG
- a CDS encoding DNA cytosine methyltransferase, producing the protein MMLTLGSLFDGSGGFPLAALYVGIEPIWVSKIELLPILVTTKRLPKVQHLGDVNAIYGADVEPVDVITFGSRCQNLSVAGKHFQAVLTSLVQVAEPEAPTVPIPRKDWPTAGVLVVGGFSVAWRVLDGQHFGVPQRRRRIFLTADFVGQRCPRGSF; encoded by the coding sequence ATGATGTTGACGTTGGGTTCGTTGTTTGACGGCTCAGGAGGATTCCCACTCGCCGCACTCTACGTGGGCATCGAGCCAATATGGGTCTCAAAGATTGAGCTCCTGCCCATCTTGGTCACCACGAAGCGCCTACCGAAGGTGCAGCACCTGGGTGACGTGAACGCGATCTACGGCGCGGATGTTGAGCCGGTGGACGTGATTACTTTCGGCAGTCGGTGCCAAAATCTCTCCGTCGCTGGAAAACACTTCCAAGCCGTCCTCACCTCGCTTGTCCAGGTCGCAGAGCCGGAGGCGCCCACTGTACCTATCCCTAGAAAAGACTGGCCGACAGCGGGAGTGCTTGTGGTTGGTGGATTCTCGGTTGCGTGGCGGGTGTTGGATGGTCAACACTTCGGAGTGCCCCAACGTCGCCGCCGCATCTTCCTTACCGCAGATTTTGTAGGCCAACGTTGCCCCCGAGGTTCTTTTTGA
- a CDS encoding competence protein ComFB codes for MESADYLKRIDSLENEVASLKDVLLTLVGCVQYSADKPYDAYLCRMFLSNTERVNLTLILGGITTRLKGEKHSAKPKAPLADNASLMAAYDDEPMSVPEAIDLLSQVVGSANAAGVLTAFNQQYQNGLEFG; via the coding sequence ATGGAATCTGCGGACTACCTAAAACGGATTGATTCTCTAGAGAATGAGGTGGCAAGTCTCAAGGATGTGCTGTTGACTCTAGTTGGTTGTGTGCAATATAGCGCGGATAAGCCTTATGATGCTTACCTGTGCAGGATGTTTCTTAGCAACACGGAACGTGTCAATCTGACACTCATCCTCGGTGGTATCACGACACGTTTGAAAGGTGAGAAGCACAGTGCGAAACCAAAAGCTCCCCTCGCCGACAACGCTTCCTTAATGGCAGCATATGATGACGAACCGATGTCAGTCCCGGAAGCTATTGATCTGCTTTCCCAGGTTGTGGGATCCGCTAACGCGGCGGGTGTTTTGACCGCATTCAATCAGCAGTACCAAAACGGGCTTGAGTTTGGCTGA
- the der gene encoding ribosome biogenesis GTPase Der, translated as MAHEAHALGLVVAIDGPSGSGKSTIARKLATLLDGEYLDTGAMYRALAWYCMENDLIGDAEAVAGAADSFPLAISTDPNEFRVLVGATDVTDEIRSQAVTENVSTVSTNVSARERLVRRQQEIIATSEASGVPIVVEGRDITTVVAPQAPVRLLLTASQKARLNRRTKQLHDGESDEALEAQTRAQVVDRDAKDSTVVNFTSAAEGVATLDSSALSVDETMDSVLDLVIERIQELQAKRVAEDNRARAMRASLDAYELSDNDAAVLDGQAPADGQEQSHAGAPVLAVIGRPNVGKSTLVNRILGRRAAVVQDQPGVTRDRVSYPANWAGKDFTLVDTGGWDATVKGLDKEVALQAELAIEMADAVLFVVDASVGVADSDERLIRLLRRSGKPVVLAANKIDSEAQEADAAMLWSLGLGEPIAVSALHGRGSGDLLDRVVDVLPKESAVAPALPEGGPRRIALIGRPNVGKSSLLNQLAGAQRVVVHDMAGTTRDPVDELIEVDGRPWWFVDTAGVRRRLHRSTGADYYAALRTQAALEKAEVALVLLDASVELTEQDVRIVQQAVDAGRALVLVNNKWDKVDVDRQAQFKREVARDLHQVSWAPRVNISAATGWHTNRLVRAIDQSLLGWQTRISTGKLNSFLGELVAANPHPVRGGKQPRILFGTQVSSRPPRFVLFTTGFLDPGYRRFIERKLRELWGFPGTPIQISVRVREKRRK; from the coding sequence ATGGCGCATGAGGCCCACGCGTTGGGTTTGGTTGTGGCGATCGACGGGCCCTCTGGCAGTGGGAAGTCGACGATTGCCCGTAAGCTGGCTACGCTGCTTGACGGCGAGTACCTGGATACGGGCGCGATGTACCGGGCGTTGGCGTGGTATTGCATGGAGAACGACTTGATTGGTGACGCCGAGGCGGTAGCCGGGGCAGCAGATTCGTTTCCGCTCGCGATTTCGACCGATCCTAATGAGTTTCGCGTGCTCGTTGGGGCTACGGATGTGACCGATGAGATCAGGTCGCAGGCCGTTACCGAGAACGTGTCTACCGTGTCCACAAACGTGTCTGCGCGCGAGCGGTTAGTTCGGCGCCAGCAGGAGATTATTGCCACCAGTGAGGCGTCGGGCGTTCCCATTGTCGTTGAGGGCCGCGACATCACTACGGTGGTAGCACCGCAGGCACCGGTGCGGCTGCTGTTGACGGCTTCCCAGAAAGCGCGTTTGAATCGGCGTACTAAACAGTTGCACGACGGTGAATCTGATGAGGCGCTTGAGGCGCAGACACGCGCACAGGTGGTGGATCGGGATGCGAAGGATTCTACGGTAGTTAATTTCACGTCGGCCGCTGAGGGAGTAGCGACGCTGGATTCGTCGGCACTGAGTGTGGACGAAACTATGGATAGTGTGCTGGACCTGGTGATTGAGAGGATCCAGGAACTGCAGGCTAAGCGCGTTGCGGAAGATAACCGGGCCCGAGCTATGCGCGCGAGCCTGGATGCGTACGAGTTAAGTGATAATGACGCCGCGGTTTTGGATGGGCAGGCGCCAGCTGATGGGCAGGAGCAATCGCATGCGGGCGCACCTGTCTTGGCGGTGATTGGCCGGCCGAACGTGGGTAAGTCCACGCTGGTGAACCGCATTTTGGGGCGGCGCGCTGCCGTGGTGCAAGACCAGCCTGGAGTTACTCGTGACCGGGTTTCGTATCCGGCGAACTGGGCGGGTAAGGATTTCACATTGGTCGATACCGGTGGTTGGGATGCGACCGTGAAAGGTTTAGATAAGGAGGTGGCGCTGCAGGCCGAACTGGCGATTGAGATGGCGGACGCGGTGCTGTTCGTGGTGGACGCTTCGGTTGGGGTGGCGGATTCGGATGAGCGTCTAATCCGTTTGTTGCGCCGCAGTGGTAAACCAGTGGTGCTGGCGGCTAACAAGATTGATTCTGAAGCCCAAGAGGCGGATGCCGCGATGTTGTGGTCGCTTGGTTTGGGCGAGCCGATTGCGGTGTCAGCCCTGCATGGGCGGGGCAGCGGGGACCTGCTGGACCGTGTGGTGGATGTTTTACCGAAGGAATCTGCGGTGGCACCCGCCCTTCCTGAAGGTGGGCCGCGGCGGATAGCGCTGATAGGCCGGCCGAACGTGGGGAAGTCGAGTTTGTTGAACCAGTTAGCGGGTGCGCAACGCGTGGTGGTGCACGATATGGCGGGAACCACCCGCGACCCGGTCGATGAGCTGATTGAGGTAGATGGGCGGCCCTGGTGGTTTGTCGATACCGCGGGGGTGCGGCGGCGGCTACACCGCTCGACGGGCGCGGACTACTACGCGGCTTTGCGTACGCAAGCGGCCCTGGAAAAAGCAGAGGTGGCGCTGGTGCTCCTGGATGCGTCGGTGGAGTTAACAGAGCAGGACGTGCGGATCGTGCAGCAGGCCGTGGATGCGGGTCGCGCACTCGTTTTGGTTAACAACAAGTGGGATAAGGTGGATGTCGATCGGCAGGCGCAGTTTAAACGCGAAGTTGCGCGGGATCTTCATCAGGTGAGTTGGGCACCGCGCGTAAACATTTCTGCGGCTACGGGGTGGCACACTAACCGGCTGGTGCGCGCAATTGACCAGTCGCTACTTGGGTGGCAAACGCGAATCTCGACAGGAAAGCTGAACTCGTTCCTCGGTGAACTGGTAGCAGCTAATCCGCACCCGGTGCGGGGTGGTAAACAGCCGCGAATCTTGTTTGGCACACAGGTATCGAGCCGTCCCCCGCGGTTCGTGCTGTTCACTACCGGATTTTTGGATCCGGGGTACCGGCGGTTTATCGAACGGAAGTTACGGGAACTGTGGGGCTTCCCGGGCACGCCCATTCAGATAAGTGTGCGTGTGAGAGAGAAGCGGCGTAAGTAA
- a CDS encoding pseudouridine synthase, with protein sequence MRKDPHVKNGVRLQKVISQAGIASRRHAETMITSGRVTVDGQVVRKLGTRVDPTKQVIHVDGDRLMLDEDTLTIALNKPMGVVSTMDDPQGRECLSDYTTEYSQRLFHVGRLDTDTAGLILLTNDGELSHRLMHPSYEVQKKYVATVSGDVPRGLGKRLKRGVELEDGPVTVHDFQITDHYGDLTLVELTLHEGRNHIVRRLMEEMGFPVIELVRTEFGPVKIGRLHPGVTRKVEGDVLQELYRCVGL encoded by the coding sequence GTGAGAAAAGATCCACACGTGAAAAACGGTGTGCGGCTACAGAAGGTTATTTCCCAAGCCGGTATCGCTTCTCGGCGGCATGCGGAAACAATGATCACGTCGGGGCGCGTCACGGTTGACGGACAAGTTGTTCGCAAACTTGGAACCCGCGTCGACCCGACGAAACAGGTGATCCACGTGGACGGAGACCGGCTCATGCTAGACGAGGACACGCTCACGATCGCGTTGAATAAGCCAATGGGAGTTGTCTCCACCATGGATGATCCGCAGGGCCGCGAATGCCTGTCGGACTACACCACTGAGTACTCCCAGCGCCTGTTCCACGTGGGCCGGTTGGATACAGATACGGCGGGCCTGATCCTGCTCACTAATGATGGGGAACTGTCACACCGCCTAATGCACCCCTCCTACGAGGTTCAAAAGAAATACGTAGCCACCGTGTCGGGGGACGTCCCGCGCGGGCTGGGGAAACGCCTGAAACGCGGCGTCGAGCTGGAAGATGGGCCCGTAACAGTGCACGATTTCCAGATTACAGACCACTACGGCGACCTCACTTTGGTCGAGCTTACGCTGCATGAAGGCCGCAACCACATCGTGCGCCGCCTCATGGAAGAAATGGGATTTCCGGTGATTGAACTGGTGCGCACAGAGTTTGGGCCCGTGAAAATCGGGCGGCTACACCCGGGCGTTACCCGGAAGGTGGAAGGGGACGTGCTGCAAGAACTGTACCGGTGCGTGGGGCTATAA
- the scpB gene encoding SMC-Scp complex subunit ScpB: MQQANTLRSLSGNELAGALEAILMVVDQPVSQTDLARALEVDVETVQQCLQGLAREYETQSRGFELRNIANGWRIYSAPRFDPLVSQFIVGTGTQKLSRAALETLAIIAYKQPITRARIREIRGVNVDSVVRNLQARGLVTEDGQTLTGASLYRTTNEFMERMGIASLDELAPLAPHLPKRDELSEISKTLEEK, from the coding sequence ATGCAACAAGCCAACACGCTGCGATCCCTGTCGGGCAACGAGCTCGCAGGTGCCCTCGAAGCAATTTTAATGGTCGTAGATCAACCGGTTTCACAAACCGATCTTGCGCGCGCACTCGAGGTAGACGTGGAAACCGTGCAGCAGTGCCTGCAAGGCCTCGCACGCGAATACGAAACTCAAAGCCGCGGGTTTGAACTGCGCAACATCGCCAACGGGTGGCGAATCTACTCAGCGCCCCGATTCGACCCCCTAGTATCCCAGTTCATCGTGGGAACAGGAACGCAAAAACTCTCGCGCGCAGCCTTAGAAACGCTGGCGATAATCGCTTACAAACAACCAATCACCCGCGCGCGCATTCGCGAGATCCGCGGGGTGAACGTTGATTCTGTGGTGCGCAACCTGCAGGCCCGCGGGCTCGTTACGGAAGATGGGCAAACCCTCACGGGCGCCAGCCTGTACCGCACCACAAACGAGTTCATGGAACGCATGGGGATTGCGTCCCTTGACGAACTCGCTCCGCTGGCACCCCACTTGCCCAAACGCGACGAACTGTCAGAAATATCAAAAACTTTGGAGGAAAAGTGA
- a CDS encoding segregation/condensation protein A produces the protein MTQPKQPANHTQPKPPADPLQPKQPAAQTQPKQPAAQTQPKQPAFAVDLEVFSGPFDLLLGLISKRELDITQVALAQVTDEFLAYMRAFPNLSATSDFLVVAATLLDMKARSLLPDEPTGEEEEDLEFLAARDLLFARLLEYRAYKEVAQIQGALLERGARYHARSVPLEPKFAQLLPQLRWEVNGPELAVIAAEVLTRQPERVTLTHLHDPLVPVGPQAQIIVEKLAAEPQQTFTQLCADAPDLNTVVSRFLALLNLYRERVVWFEQAAALEPLHVHLSSGRADKETTWLRGMDEFG, from the coding sequence GTGACGCAGCCTAAACAGCCGGCTAACCACACCCAACCTAAACCGCCGGCGGATCCGCTTCAACCTAAGCAACCGGCTGCTCAAACCCAACCTAAGCAACCGGCTGCTCAAACCCAACCTAAGCAACCGGCGTTCGCCGTGGACCTGGAAGTGTTTTCGGGTCCGTTCGACCTGCTGCTGGGGCTGATTTCGAAGCGCGAACTGGATATCACCCAGGTGGCGTTAGCGCAGGTGACCGACGAGTTCTTAGCGTACATGCGGGCATTTCCAAACCTGTCTGCCACGAGTGACTTCCTGGTGGTTGCCGCCACCCTCTTGGACATGAAGGCTCGCTCACTACTGCCCGACGAGCCGACCGGGGAGGAAGAAGAAGATCTGGAGTTCCTCGCGGCACGCGATCTCCTGTTTGCTCGCCTTCTCGAATACCGCGCGTACAAAGAGGTAGCACAGATCCAAGGGGCACTGTTAGAACGCGGCGCCCGATATCACGCGCGGAGCGTTCCCCTCGAACCAAAATTCGCGCAGCTTTTACCGCAACTGAGGTGGGAAGTGAACGGGCCGGAGCTCGCAGTGATCGCCGCGGAGGTACTCACGCGCCAACCCGAACGCGTGACTCTCACGCACCTGCATGACCCGCTGGTGCCCGTTGGCCCTCAAGCGCAAATAATTGTAGAAAAACTTGCCGCAGAGCCACAGCAAACCTTCACGCAACTGTGCGCGGACGCTCCCGATTTAAACACGGTGGTATCGCGATTTTTGGCGCTTTTGAACCTGTATCGCGAACGCGTCGTCTGGTTCGAACAAGCGGCGGCCCTCGAACCCCTACACGTACACTTGTCCTCAGGTCGGGCTGACAAGGAAACCACCTGGCTGCGGGGCATGGATGAATTCGGGTGA
- a CDS encoding ParA family protein, translating into MSDVQTPLVPVPPQEGSDPDFPVPEPLNEHGPARIIAMCNQKGGVGKTTTTINLAAALAEYGRRVLIVDFDPQGAASAGLGVNAPDMDLTIYNLLMDSKARIEDAIVGTKVDNLDVVPANIDLSAAEVQLVNEVAREQALARALRPITDEYDVILVDCQPSLGLLTVNALTAAHGVMIPLETEFFALRGVALLVDTIEMVHDRLNPHLKIDGVLATMVDTRTLHAREVLERLEQAFGDKVYDTEIRRTVKFPDASVATEPITTYAPTHAGAHAYRRLAREVIARGDAA; encoded by the coding sequence GTGAGCGACGTTCAAACACCTTTAGTGCCAGTTCCCCCTCAAGAGGGTAGTGACCCGGATTTTCCCGTGCCCGAACCTTTAAATGAACACGGGCCGGCGCGAATTATTGCCATGTGTAACCAAAAAGGTGGGGTCGGGAAAACCACAACCACCATTAATTTGGCGGCGGCATTGGCGGAGTACGGGCGTCGCGTTTTAATAGTTGACTTTGACCCGCAGGGTGCGGCGAGTGCTGGTTTGGGGGTAAACGCCCCGGACATGGACCTGACGATTTACAACTTGCTGATGGATTCCAAGGCGCGGATTGAGGACGCGATTGTGGGAACCAAGGTGGATAACCTCGACGTGGTACCCGCGAATATTGACCTGTCGGCCGCAGAAGTTCAGCTGGTTAACGAGGTGGCGCGCGAACAGGCGCTGGCGCGTGCACTGCGTCCGATTACGGATGAGTACGATGTGATTCTTGTCGATTGCCAACCGTCGCTTGGGTTGCTTACCGTGAACGCGCTCACGGCTGCGCACGGCGTGATGATCCCGTTGGAAACAGAGTTTTTCGCGCTCCGTGGGGTGGCGCTCCTGGTGGACACTATTGAGATGGTGCACGACCGGTTGAACCCGCATCTCAAGATCGATGGCGTGCTCGCAACCATGGTTGACACCCGCACGTTGCATGCCCGGGAAGTGCTGGAGCGTTTGGAACAGGCGTTTGGTGACAAAGTGTACGACACGGAAATTCGCCGCACCGTGAAATTCCCCGACGCCTCAGTGGCTACGGAACCGATCACCACGTACGCTCCCACGCACGCGGGTGCGCACGCCTACCGGCGTTTAGCACGGGAAGTTATTGCTCGCGGTGACGCAGCCTAA
- a CDS encoding site-specific tyrosine recombinase XerD, producing MDRYVKDFLDYLTVDKGRSPNTVAAYGRDLRAFLNWLPITVQSPEAITTDQLTQFFTQLASGEVTGRPMAAATINRYRASVRAWLQYLIRVDVLTEDPSADLEPRKQVRSLPKALTIDQVGELLAAAASTPGAIGLRDRALLELLYGTGARISELVALSADDFDLEGEFPHVRLWGKGSKERLVPLGKYAREALVNYLHARGELAARAKQQPVSHALFLNKRGQRLSRQSAWEVVRKCADQAHVEGVSPHTLRHSFATHLLEGGASIRDVQELLGHASVTTTQIYTKVSISTLQEVHATTHPRAR from the coding sequence TTGGACCGGTACGTCAAAGACTTTTTGGATTATCTAACCGTCGACAAGGGCCGCTCACCGAATACGGTTGCTGCCTACGGACGGGACTTGCGCGCGTTCTTGAACTGGCTGCCCATCACTGTGCAAAGCCCGGAAGCAATCACCACGGATCAGCTGACGCAGTTCTTCACGCAGCTCGCTAGTGGAGAGGTGACAGGTAGGCCCATGGCAGCCGCGACGATTAATCGGTATCGCGCATCCGTCCGCGCGTGGCTGCAGTACCTGATTCGCGTGGACGTACTAACTGAGGATCCGAGTGCAGACCTGGAGCCGCGCAAACAAGTGCGTTCACTACCTAAGGCCCTCACGATCGATCAAGTGGGGGAGCTGCTAGCGGCCGCCGCTTCCACGCCGGGTGCGATAGGTCTGCGCGACCGCGCACTACTGGAACTGCTTTACGGAACGGGGGCGCGCATCAGTGAACTCGTTGCGCTGAGCGCGGACGATTTTGACCTTGAGGGCGAGTTCCCGCACGTGCGCCTGTGGGGCAAAGGTTCCAAAGAGCGGTTGGTTCCCCTGGGTAAGTACGCGCGTGAGGCCCTGGTGAACTATCTGCATGCCCGCGGCGAGTTAGCTGCTCGGGCAAAGCAGCAGCCGGTGAGCCACGCGCTTTTTTTGAACAAGCGCGGGCAGCGGTTGTCGCGCCAGAGTGCGTGGGAAGTGGTGCGTAAATGTGCGGATCAAGCCCACGTTGAGGGCGTGTCGCCCCACACGTTGCGACACTCGTTTGCCACGCACTTGCTCGAAGGTGGCGCCTCAATCCGCGACGTACAGGAACTACTTGGCCACGCGTCGGTAACCACCACGCAGATCTACACTAAAGTCTCGATCTCCACCCTGCAGGAGGTTCACGCGACCACGCACCCGCGAGCGCGGTGA